A genome region from Canis lupus dingo isolate Sandy chromosome 7, ASM325472v2, whole genome shotgun sequence includes the following:
- the PAQR6 gene encoding membrane progestin receptor delta isoform X1 — translation MCLEWQAGQRSCGHPEAVHRSAWRCWAAMLSLKLPQLLRVHQVPRVFWEDGIMSGYRRPTSSARDCVLSSFQMTNETVNIWTHFLPTWYFLWRLLALAGGPGFRAEPYHRPLLVFLLPACLYPFASCCAHTFSSMSARARHICYFLDYGALSLYSLGCAFPYAAYSMPASWLHSRLHQLFVPAAALNSFLCTGLSCYSRFPELESPGLSKILRTAAFTYPFLFDNLPLFYRLGLCWGRGHTCGQEALSPSHSYHLFCALLTGFLFASHLPERLAPGRFDYIGHSHQLFHICAVLGTHFQLEAVLADMGSRRAWLAMQEPPLGLVGTVATLGLAVAGNLLIIAAFTTSLFRAPSTSPLLQGSPLEGVVKARRH, via the exons ATGTGCCTGGAGTGGCAGGCGGGGCAGCGGAGCTGCGGCCACCCGGAGGCAGTGCACAG GTCAGCGTGGAGGTGCTGGGCTGCCATGCTCAGTCTCAAGCTACCCCAACTCCTTCGAGTCCACCAGGTCCCTCGG GTGTTCTGGGAGGACGGCATCATGTCTGGCTACCGCCGCCCCACCAGCTCGGCCCGGGACTGTGTCCTCAGCTCCTTCCAGATGACCAACGAGACGGTCAACATCTGGACTCACTTCCTGCCCACGTG gtaCTTCCTGTGGCGCCTGCTGGCGCTGGCGGGGGGCCCGGGCTTCCGGGCAGAGCCGTACCACCGGCCGCTGCTTGTCTTCTTGCTGCCCGCCTGCCTCTACCCCTTTGCTTCGTGCTGCGCCCACACCTTCAGCTCCATGTCGGCCCGCGCGCGCCACATTTGCTATTTCCTGGACTACGGCGCGCTCAGCCTCTACAGCCTGG GCTGTGCCTTCCCCTATGCCGCCTACTCCATGCCGGCCTCCTGGCTGCACAGCCGCCTGCATCAGCTCTTCGTGCCTGCTGCCGCACTCAATTCCTTCCTGTGTACCGGCCTCTCCTGCTACTCTCG cTTCCCTGAACTCGAGAGCCCTGGGCTCAGTAAGATCCTCCGCACAGCTGCCTTCACCTATCCCTTCCTGTTTGACAACCTCCCGCTCTTCTACCGG CTTGGATTATGCTGGGGCAGAGGCCACACCTGTGGGCAGGAGGCGCTGAGCCCCAGCCACAGCTACCACCTCTTCTGTGCGCTACTCACCGGCTTCCTCTTCGCCTCTCACCTGCCCGAGCGGCTGGCCCCAGGGCGCTTTGACTACATTG gccACAGTCACCAGCTGTTCCACATCTGTGCTGTGCTGGGCACCCACTTCCAGCTGGAGGCAGTGCTGGCCGATATGGGATCTCGCCGGGCCTGGCTGGCCATGCAGGAGCCGCCCTTGGGCCTGGTGGGCACAGTAGCCACGCTGGGCCTGGCAGTGGCTGGGAACCTGCTCATCATTGCTGCCTTCACAACCTCTCTGTTTCGGGCCCCCAGCACAAGCCCCCTGCTGCAGGGCAGCCCCTTGGAGGGGGTTGTGAAGGCCAGACGACACTGA
- the PAQR6 gene encoding membrane progestin receptor delta isoform X2 translates to MLSLKLPQLLRVHQVPRVFWEDGIMSGYRRPTSSARDCVLSSFQMTNETVNIWTHFLPTWYFLWRLLALAGGPGFRAEPYHRPLLVFLLPACLYPFASCCAHTFSSMSARARHICYFLDYGALSLYSLGCAFPYAAYSMPASWLHSRLHQLFVPAAALNSFLCTGLSCYSRFPELESPGLSKILRTAAFTYPFLFDNLPLFYRLGLCWGRGHTCGQEALSPSHSYHLFCALLTGFLFASHLPERLAPGRFDYIGHSHQLFHICAVLGTHFQLEAVLADMGSRRAWLAMQEPPLGLVGTVATLGLAVAGNLLIIAAFTTSLFRAPSTSPLLQGSPLEGVVKARRH, encoded by the exons ATGCTCAGTCTCAAGCTACCCCAACTCCTTCGAGTCCACCAGGTCCCTCGG GTGTTCTGGGAGGACGGCATCATGTCTGGCTACCGCCGCCCCACCAGCTCGGCCCGGGACTGTGTCCTCAGCTCCTTCCAGATGACCAACGAGACGGTCAACATCTGGACTCACTTCCTGCCCACGTG gtaCTTCCTGTGGCGCCTGCTGGCGCTGGCGGGGGGCCCGGGCTTCCGGGCAGAGCCGTACCACCGGCCGCTGCTTGTCTTCTTGCTGCCCGCCTGCCTCTACCCCTTTGCTTCGTGCTGCGCCCACACCTTCAGCTCCATGTCGGCCCGCGCGCGCCACATTTGCTATTTCCTGGACTACGGCGCGCTCAGCCTCTACAGCCTGG GCTGTGCCTTCCCCTATGCCGCCTACTCCATGCCGGCCTCCTGGCTGCACAGCCGCCTGCATCAGCTCTTCGTGCCTGCTGCCGCACTCAATTCCTTCCTGTGTACCGGCCTCTCCTGCTACTCTCG cTTCCCTGAACTCGAGAGCCCTGGGCTCAGTAAGATCCTCCGCACAGCTGCCTTCACCTATCCCTTCCTGTTTGACAACCTCCCGCTCTTCTACCGG CTTGGATTATGCTGGGGCAGAGGCCACACCTGTGGGCAGGAGGCGCTGAGCCCCAGCCACAGCTACCACCTCTTCTGTGCGCTACTCACCGGCTTCCTCTTCGCCTCTCACCTGCCCGAGCGGCTGGCCCCAGGGCGCTTTGACTACATTG gccACAGTCACCAGCTGTTCCACATCTGTGCTGTGCTGGGCACCCACTTCCAGCTGGAGGCAGTGCTGGCCGATATGGGATCTCGCCGGGCCTGGCTGGCCATGCAGGAGCCGCCCTTGGGCCTGGTGGGCACAGTAGCCACGCTGGGCCTGGCAGTGGCTGGGAACCTGCTCATCATTGCTGCCTTCACAACCTCTCTGTTTCGGGCCCCCAGCACAAGCCCCCTGCTGCAGGGCAGCCCCTTGGAGGGGGTTGTGAAGGCCAGACGACACTGA
- the PAQR6 gene encoding membrane progestin receptor delta isoform X3 → MSGYRRPTSSARDCVLSSFQMTNETVNIWTHFLPTWYFLWRLLALAGGPGFRAEPYHRPLLVFLLPACLYPFASCCAHTFSSMSARARHICYFLDYGALSLYSLGCAFPYAAYSMPASWLHSRLHQLFVPAAALNSFLCTGLSCYSRFPELESPGLSKILRTAAFTYPFLFDNLPLFYRLGLCWGRGHTCGQEALSPSHSYHLFCALLTGFLFASHLPERLAPGRFDYIGHSHQLFHICAVLGTHFQLEAVLADMGSRRAWLAMQEPPLGLVGTVATLGLAVAGNLLIIAAFTTSLFRAPSTSPLLQGSPLEGVVKARRH, encoded by the exons ATGTCTGGCTACCGCCGCCCCACCAGCTCGGCCCGGGACTGTGTCCTCAGCTCCTTCCAGATGACCAACGAGACGGTCAACATCTGGACTCACTTCCTGCCCACGTG gtaCTTCCTGTGGCGCCTGCTGGCGCTGGCGGGGGGCCCGGGCTTCCGGGCAGAGCCGTACCACCGGCCGCTGCTTGTCTTCTTGCTGCCCGCCTGCCTCTACCCCTTTGCTTCGTGCTGCGCCCACACCTTCAGCTCCATGTCGGCCCGCGCGCGCCACATTTGCTATTTCCTGGACTACGGCGCGCTCAGCCTCTACAGCCTGG GCTGTGCCTTCCCCTATGCCGCCTACTCCATGCCGGCCTCCTGGCTGCACAGCCGCCTGCATCAGCTCTTCGTGCCTGCTGCCGCACTCAATTCCTTCCTGTGTACCGGCCTCTCCTGCTACTCTCG cTTCCCTGAACTCGAGAGCCCTGGGCTCAGTAAGATCCTCCGCACAGCTGCCTTCACCTATCCCTTCCTGTTTGACAACCTCCCGCTCTTCTACCGG CTTGGATTATGCTGGGGCAGAGGCCACACCTGTGGGCAGGAGGCGCTGAGCCCCAGCCACAGCTACCACCTCTTCTGTGCGCTACTCACCGGCTTCCTCTTCGCCTCTCACCTGCCCGAGCGGCTGGCCCCAGGGCGCTTTGACTACATTG gccACAGTCACCAGCTGTTCCACATCTGTGCTGTGCTGGGCACCCACTTCCAGCTGGAGGCAGTGCTGGCCGATATGGGATCTCGCCGGGCCTGGCTGGCCATGCAGGAGCCGCCCTTGGGCCTGGTGGGCACAGTAGCCACGCTGGGCCTGGCAGTGGCTGGGAACCTGCTCATCATTGCTGCCTTCACAACCTCTCTGTTTCGGGCCCCCAGCACAAGCCCCCTGCTGCAGGGCAGCCCCTTGGAGGGGGTTGTGAAGGCCAGACGACACTGA